In Parageobacillus sp. KH3-4, the genomic window GCAAACCCAAACAGGTTATCATGACTGCTCCTCCATGTAAAGCCCCTCTGCATAACCATTTGCATAAAAATTTTGCACATCTCTGCACTTTAATTTTGCAATAAACAACAGGGATGAGAGTAGAACGAAAGTAATCAGAAAGATATCTGTAATTCAGATAAATCCACCGACTACTTCGAGTACTCTCATCAACAAGCTATGTGCTCTGTTAGGTAGTTGTTACTGATTGAAGTGCCTATTTTACTGATTTAAGTGCCTATTTCATTGAGGCTTCGTAAAACCGTATGAACCGCTCGCACCTTCATTCCATTTAGATGATCGAGCGGCTGTATTGGATAAAATGGCCTTTCGCCAATCGAAGACATTCATTCCAAATGTGGGCGGACTCCAGATTGCAGTCGTACAATCGCTCCAAATCCGCTTTGAATGCCCGGAAGAACACTTTTTAGCCATGAAGCGTGAAAACTACCTTCTTTCCTTCCTCATTGGATGGGTTAGTTATAAAACATATGTTCGTTTTTGTGAATCAAAAATTTCCCGATTCATCTCCCCCTTTACTCCGTTTAGAGGAAGGGAGACTTCTCGGGAAAATGTTAAAAACAAAGGCTGGAGGGATATGGGGTTTCTCTTTTCCCTCAAGCCTTTTTCCAACCATTTATCAAAATTTTATTTCGACTTTGGCAGGAGTTTTTTTTATTTAGTTTCTACAACTTCAAGGTTAGTTTAACGACACACTCCACATGGGCCGTATTGAATATTTAATTTCGCAGTATTTTATATTCTTTCAAATTCTTTATTACTTTTATATTTCAATTAAAATAACAATAACACAACTTTCATAAAAAACGTATTTTTTTATGAAAGTTGTGGTCAATTTGGTGGTCACGTGGTCAAGAAGGCTGGAGTCTCACTCCGCCTTCTTTTTTTATGCACAACAAAAGCCTACTCAAAACGAGTAGGTTTATTTCAGTCCGAATTGGGATTTGTTTATTAGTTTTCCACCTTGGAACATTAAAGAAGCGTTAACTCCAATGTCTCCTTCACCTTGGTAATCATACATAACAGTATGTTCAGGTGTTCCGGGCTTTCCGGTTTCGGAAACTTTATGCCCTTCACCACCGACAATCTGTTTCACTTGCTCATATGTCATACCGTTCTGGATTTTATCGAATTCCTCTTTCGTGATCGTCACTTTAGAAGCCGCTTCATCTTCAATACCAAATTGCGACTTATTCACTAATTTGCCACCTTGGAAAGTAAAGTTGGCATTAGCTCCGAAGCTGCCGTCTCCTTCAAACTCGTAAATAGCTGTGTGAGTAGGGGTTCCTTTCTCTCCTGTTTCAGAAACAAGATTTCCTTCTGCTCCAATAATTTTCACAACTTCTTCGTATGTCATACCATCTTTAATTTGTTCGAACTTTTCTTTAGTTACTACACCTTTTTTCGGTTCTTCTTTAGGAGTTGCTGTTGTGATTGTCGATTTTTCATCAGACTTCTCATTTTTTGCTTGATCGCTACTTTCTCCGCCTCCGCCACTTGCCGCAGCGGCAATAATGATGATGGCTATGACCCAAAACCACCATCTTTTGTAGAATGGTTTCTTTCTCTTTTCACTCATACTTTATATCCCCCTCTTTTGTACTATTACGTTTAAACCATATCATAGTTGGCATAAAAATATTGTCGAATTATGTCGGAAATAATGGAAAAATGGATATCTTTAGGATTGATTGACACAATTTTCTAAATGGCGTATACTGAATGTAACCATTTCTGAAAAAGGCTGTACATCAGCGTTTTTTGGGGTTTTTATCGTACCTATGAGGGATTGAAACGAGCAGGCCGGAGTGATTTAGTTCCTATCTTACCTATAAGGAATTGAAACGCATGACTATTCAAGATAATGTGTGCAGCAACATAATGTTTGTATCTTACCTATAAGGAATTACAAAAGCCCTTCTCATTCGAGAAGGGCTTTAATGTTCCCACACTTCATCATTAATTCTTCAATCACTTTTCGAAGTTTTTCTGTTTCTTTTTTATCAACATCTTTTATTGAGTGTCTTCGTCGCTTTTGTACTCCAAAATATCACCTGGCTGACAATCCAAAGCCTTACATATCGCTTCTAATGTTGAAAAACGAACCGCTTTTGCTTTCCCATTTTTCAGAATGGAAAGATTCGCCATAGTAATTCCAACCCTCTCCGAAAGCTCCGTTACGCTCATTTTTCGTTTTGCTAACATCACATCAATATTAATAATAATTGCCATATCCTCCACCTCAGACCGTCAAATCATTTTCTGATTTTATGTTAATCGCTTCTTGTAGAAGCCGTTGGAGGATAGCAGCAAAAACGGCGATAACCAACGAAGCAAAAATGATTATGAGTTGCAATATTCCAAAAGGAGGGTCCATATTCTTCGTTATAAAACGAAAGAGCGGAAAACCTAATACATACAAACCACTGATTGTAAAAGCACAGCACTTTATGTTCTTTAATGCCTTTACGGATAATTCTGAGAATGCTGTGTTTTTGTCAATATACCGTAAAAGATTGAAAGCCTGATAGAGAGCAAAGTAAAAAGGAACAGCTGCTCCATACATCACGATGAAAACGAGATATTTCAAATAAGACATATCTGGGTACAATTCTCCAGCAAAATTTCCAATCTTAGGAACCAAAAATATACACAAATAAAGCACTGCAATTCCAGCCAGAAAAATAGTTACCTTTAAGAAAGTGGTTGAGCCTCGTTTAACATTCATTTAATACACCTCACTTATTTAATGGCAACATGATTTTAGCATATTATTTATCGTTTCACAATAAATTGGTATTGTTTTTTATTATATTATTATCGTTAATTAAAATATCCTTTTAATTATGACAAAAATAAAAAGCATTTCTCATTACAAAGAAATGCTCTTACTTTAAAATGTTAAATTTACAACTTGTTCTACAAAACTTCCAAATAGTTTTTCCTGCGAATTTTCACTACTTTGGGTTTTCTTGGGTTTAAAAAACTCCATATCTGTTCCTCCTTCATAATTCACAGTAAAAATCACACTGTACAATAATTATTTCCATATTCGAGAATTGGTGTGCGAAATCCTACTTGAATTTTAATAAAAACATCAAAGAGTGTAGTAATTTCAAGGAAAGAAAAAACGTGAATTCGTGTGTGAATTCACGTTAAAAATGTATTGTGAAATTGATTTTTGCACCCCAAAAGAGAACCCGCGTTAGTATAAGAGGCTCTTTTTCTTCTAAACAATTCATTGAAAAAACGGATATTTCATGAGCATTTTCTGGAACGGACCTTCGTCTTTGATCGGGAGCCGGCGCGAGGATTTGTAGTAGCACTTCTGGTGGATGATGGTGTTGATAATGTCAAGGAAGACCTTCTCGTCTGGTCGAACCACCTCTGAACAAATGGGACAGCGCAGTCGGCCGACAATCTCGAACATGGAATCACCTCCTCGATAGGTAAGATACAACCCCTGATTATTGAAAAAACCAATAAAAAAAGAAGGCGTTCATGCATTACTAAATGAACGCCTTTTCCAGTTTTTCTTGATTATAATCCGTAAGCTTTATATCCTAAACTTTGATTTATGTTTCGATTAATTCGTTGTACAACAGGTGATTTTTGATGCCCATTTGGATCTAGTATTCCTAATTCACCAGCTCTTTTTAATGCTTGAATAAGAAGTTCACTGTTTCCGTTACTGCGAAGTCGACGTTCTTCTTCTGATGACATGTGTATCACATTATCTGGATTAATGGGTTCAGTTGCATTTTCCATCATATTTCTAAAATCTTTACCATCTAAAGTAACAATATTATTTTTTTCCTCTAATACATGTCCTTTATATCCATAAAGAGATCGAAGCATCCAAAGTTGACGATTAGAATTAAAATTTGCAATCTGTTCTTGGTTTAATCCACTCAACATTATTCTCACTCCTTTTCTATTTTATTGATGTGGAATATTTGGAATAAACTTCTATATTATTTATCGACTTCATTATGCAAATTTTTATAATTTTAACCAAAAAATTCAACATATTTTAAAATTTTCCCGATTGCAGGATATAAAAATAGGAACAAATGTACGATTTTTATACAAATAAAAAACCCTGCCACTTGGCAGGGATTATACTATGATTGCTGGATATCCTTTTTTCTTCAATTCTTCCGCAAGCCGTTCCGCGTTTCTCCGATCGGAAAAAGCCCCGACTTGCACGCGATACAATTTTCCGTCAGACACTTTTTGTTGTGGTTGTGATGGTGTTGAGTTTGCTTTTTTCGGCAACCCCAAGAATTTCGCAACACCCCTAGCATGCGCTTCCCCGACTGCTTTGAGGAACTCTTCATTTTTCAAGTATTTTGCGTCGTTGCTGTCGATGAACAAGTTTTCCGTTAAAACAGCTGGCATTTTCGTTTCACGCAATACGGCATAGTCAGCGCGTTTTTTACCACGATCTGTGATGTTACCAAACTGACGCATTGCGGCCAAAATTTCATTGTGTAATACGTTTTGCAAAGCGACCGTTTGAGAAGAAACGCCGCCGTTGTATACATAAGATTCAAAGCCTGTGCCTTTTCCAGCGTTGATATGGACGCTGATAAAAATATCAGCTCCCCAATCATTCGCCATTTTTGCGCGTTGGGATAATGTTAGTGTTTGATCTCCTGCACGGCTGATACGTAGCTCAAATCCAGTGTAATTCTCAAATAGGTGATCTACGGCATACTCAACAATTTTGTGCGTCAAAACTTTCTCTTGTAATCCGTTCGCAACTGCCCCCGGGTCACTGCCACCGTGTCCTTTGTCCAAGAAGATTTTTTTCATTTCCTACACCCTCCTATCAAGATAATCCATGTTTCTCCAACACTTCTTTTTGTTTGCGTCCCTTCTTGCTCAAATAGTTATTTTTCCACCCCATGTACAGCGCATAAATTCCAGAAACAACAGCAACAATATCATTGACCAAATCATCAGGAATCGTTTGATAACCAAGCATATTTAACACAGCGTTGATAACAGCAACGATAAGTAAGGAAAAACGTGTGATACTTGCTTTATCCATATCCCTCATCCTTTCAAGTAGTTTAATAACGAAAAAATAAAAGTGACCGCCAATGCACTGACGCTCACGAATAAAGAGATATTATCCCTTTTATTTTTCTCTTGCTTGTCAAGACGCATTTCAATTTGTCCGAAGCGCAATTCAGCTTCATTCCGTGTCAAAAAGTTTGCGCTGTATGCGTCCAATTTGTTTTCGATACGTTCTAGGCTTTTCGACAGCGCGGCAAGTTGGGTCTCTAATGTGGCGATGCGTTCGTAGTCTTTTTGCTCCAATGTCGAAACCCCCATTCTTTTCTATAAAAAAGGCATAAAAAATACGCCTCCGTTTTGGCGTTGGTTTGTCGCAGTATCGTCCGAATGTTCATTAAACAATTTTTGGTGTAGCGAGAATTGTATCTGCTTGTTCCTGCGTAATATACCCTTTTGCAACCGCGTTTTGCACTTGCGTTTCCGTATATTTTCCCAAAATCCATTGATTCAAAATAAATTGATACATCGTGTTCCCTCCTATAATCCAAGCAACGCTGTAATAGCATCCTCAACAGCTGATAATCGTTGTTCAAAGGTTGGCGGTACCGGGATTTGTTCCCCAGCAGGAATTTCAGCATGTACTGGTACTTTCACGACATGAGAAACGGATTGACCGTCTTGTGTGTATTCAGTGACTTGCATATCACCTTCAATGTACTGTCGTAAAATTGTTATCATGGTAATAATCCTCCTCTTATTTCATTGAAAAACGTGCTATTTGTAAGTCCTTGTTTTATTTCGACTAAAACTGATTCATTAAATGGAATTGGAAAGTCTAATAATATAAGGGCTGGGTATTCTTCATTTATATATGGGTATTGACTTTTTATTATTGATGGATCTATAGGATAAGTACTTGAACCCACTGTTGTCATATACATACCACCTGATGATGTAAAAAACACATCATCTTTTTGCATTATGCCCCCAACATATCTATAACTTCCGTTTGCAACTATTTGCGCATCGAATATGACAGTCCCATCAACGGTTACTCTTAATATTGCATAATAGTTATTTGAATATGGTGCACTTTTTATGGTTGATAAAAGTCCTTTACCTGTTATGCTGAAAACGGTTTTCCATGAAGTCGAAGTTGCAATTTGTGTAAATTGTGTAAACGGTGTAATTTTTAATAGATCTGTTCCTCCGCTACTTACTGGTTTTGCCCATTGAATACCCATTAGTTCACCTCCACTCCACTAATGTGAATAGTTATAGCGTTAGCAGTTCCTTGAACTGCTTGAATCGTATCTCCTGCTTCTAAAACTGCTGAAAGATCAAAAATTCCCGTATTATTCGCTGTCACAGTAAGGGCAGAAAAAATTTTGTTTCCGTTTCCTGCTACCTGACCATTAGGAACAAAATGTATAGTAACGTTGGCATCAGTTCCTGTTGTATTTGACAAAACGATCTGCTTTACAATTGTTTTTGTATTAGTAGGCACAGTATACAATGTTTCCAGAGAAGTTCCCGGTTGACCTATATACAATCGTTTCGGAGTTGCCGCCAATTAAACCGCCCCCATCCAGTACAAGATTTCAAGATCGTCAGATTTTAGTTTTGCTGCGTTCCAATCCGTTCTCTCTGTTGCCGTTACATGCTTCGTAGTATCAGCCGAATGTGCAGCAAAGTTTTGTTCTGCAGTTGTCAGTCTATTAAGTACAGTTGTAGCAAAATTAGGGTCATCTCCCATTGCTTGTGCTAATTCTCTTAATGTATCCAGTGCTTCTGGAGCACCATTGATAAGACCTGCAATAGCTTCGTCGATTTTCTGCTGAACACTTTCTGATGTTTCTACCTCCGTTTTTAACGCAACCTTTTCATCGATTTTCCTCCAATTCTGATTTAGCATGGTTTCGATGTTAAAAGTATCATTTCCATCGGTAACCGGATTTTTTAAATATAACCCTAGATTTGGAGTAATTTCAGGCACATTATGCACCTCCTGCAAATTTGTTTAGTGGAATTTGCTCCATTTCAGCTATCGTTTTCACATTGTGAATATCTTTGATTAAGAGATAAGTAAACTCAAATAAGAGTTCGAGATGGCAAGGAATAATTTCTTCTAATGCCTTTCTGACATCATCTAGATTGCTTGGAACACCATAAGAAGATATAAATTTCACGATTAATTCTAAATCCCTTGGTTTTTGGATGACTTCAACTTCCCCGCCGTAATAGGCCTCAGCAGTGTTTTTTATGACATCTTCTTTTACCGTGCCAATCCCACGTTTTTTAGCCTTTAAATTTGAACGCCTTTCTTCTATTGATTTGCTCGGATTAGTAGGAATTCCGTAATCCTTCTCCCACAGTGCTAGACCCCAAGTTGCTAAGTCTATAAACGCTTGATTTAAAACATCATCGATAGCCGCCTCCAATTTATCAAATTGTTTTCCTTTTGCATGGGCAATTGCTTGATATTCTGGAGAGTTTCTAAATAAGTCCGGTAACAATTCAATGATCTCGTCTTTAGATGACATTAAATGTCACCGCCCCGGCTACAGCAATCTCATCTTCCCTAAGTATTAAGTTCGAAGTCCCGTTGTTTATTAGGACATTTTGATAGTCTATTACTCCAGCTTGATCCAAAATCATTGAAGATAGCTGGGAGTATCTAACGGTGTTAGTCGTAAGAGCTGAATCAGAAAATAGTTTCTCAATAGCAGTTTTATATCCGAATTCAATAGTTTCTATATCTACACCTGGTTGCAGTGTAAGATCAGCTGTAATATTTATAGGAACTTCCACTGCTGCATCAACCGTGAGTTCGACACCTATTGGCATTTCGTTTGCGATATGATTGAACACCTCTGTTACTTTCTCTTGCGAAGGAGCTCTTCCATCAGAACCAACCACTACTACTCGTACAGTGCCTTTTCCTTGCCAGCGCGGAAAAACTTTCGCAGCCCTGATACCTGGTACTTCCTTAGCCCACTGTTCGTAGTGATGAACGTTACCGCTAGTAGCAGGTTTTGAGGCTTTTTCTTGGTAACGGTTATATAGATCTGGATCTTCCTCCTCTTCTTCTCCAGGAGTGATAATTTTCCCTAAAATAGCTGTTTGGAGCCCGTCGATGTTATCTAATGGCAGCAATACCGACCCTTCAGGAGGTTTATTTCCAATGGTTCCTGCTTCTTCACATTGCAGTTTGGCGTTCGTTCCTGCTTCAGTAACGACATAATAAACACCATCTACAAAGAAACGGGATCCCACATCTACAGGTATGTTAAAAATTCCTTCTCTAATTGCCTTTATAGCCCGTTTTTTAAACACGCCAATTTCACTTGTTCGCCTTTCAAGATATTCACCTTCACTTGTTGATGCAAAAACCAGATTAAGCACTCGATCCAGCTGCACATATGCATCTGCTAGTTTTTTCGCTGCCGGGGCCAAAGCTATATAAATAGGAGATCCTTCTCGTTTGTCAAAGTCGTCAGGTATGTCATCCAGCATTTCTTTCAAGATGGTTTCAAACGTCCGATCTTCAAACACCTTCTCCAAACACCTCCTCCATTTCAATAGGCCCTTCAGTTGTGTGAACCACAAAATTTACATAAAAAGCATCATCTTTGTGTTCAATCTCAAACTCTTCCACACTCTCCACGAAATCCAAATAAATAAGAGCCTCCTCGATTAAACGGGGGAGCTCCATTTTTTTGTATTCAACTGTTGTTTCGTTATCCGCAATTAATTCTTCAATTTCATTGCCAAAATCACTGGACAGTATTGGGTAGGCATACCGAGAAATACGAAGAGCGAACATAATTATTTGTTTCGCCGCTTCAATACCATCAATAACCTCACTGGTGAGAATATTTTTTTCAAAATCAAACCGGAAAGTTTTTAGGACAGGTCGCAAATCTTCCGCGGCAATTTCCTCAAAATTTAGTTCAGGTGATAAAGCCATAACATCACTCCGCAATCCTGTCGATAATAAAAAATGATTGCCCGCCCTGAATGGCAGCAACCATTACCCTATCACCGATTTTTAGTTCTTTTCCAGGCTCAGTCAATCTTTCAGCAATCGAAATCAAATCTTCTGGAATAATTAATTTGTTATTATCCCTTAGTTTGATCTGCAAATCGGGAGGTGCAGAAACAACAATTGCTTCCAAAAAACGCAAAGGCGATTCAGCTTGTACAGCTTCCAACGCAATTTTTTTGATCGTCTGAACCATCATAGAACCACATCCTCTGGCAATGAGTTATCAGTAATGAGATCAAGGCTCATCTTATGAACCCTGCCGGCAAATGTATGAGTGTCTGAATCAATAAAGTAGGTACCACGTAATTTTGCATCTGGAATATTTACATATACAGGCATTCCACTTGTTAATTCTGTGATTCCTAATCCCTCTATGCTTAACCGTTTTTTCAGAGTCTTTTTCTTTGATAAAAGATTATTTGCGCGTTGTGTCAATTGAGCTTTGTTCAAGTTATCCGTCACTTTTTCGTAGTATTGCAGCACACCATACCTCTTTATGCCATCTTGATCAGATACCACCACTTTTGTTGTCTTTTTATCTTCACCCGCCTCCAATTTCACACGCGTAGCAACTTCTTCAATGGAAGTGGAATAAGCAAAGTCTTCAATGTTAACACCCGTTTCAAGTACCCATTGAGAAGTTGGATTTGGCCATTCCTGCAAGTATATTTTTCCTAAACGTGAATAAACTCTGTATTTCTTCTTTGTCTGTTTTTCTGTTTCGATTAACGCTTTTAGGATAATATCGTATAATGACGTTTCACTATCAAACACAAGTGAATTAATGGCGTATTTTGTGTTTACAATTTCAGCATAAGGAATTTGAAAGTCTTTGCACATTTGGATCAAAATTTGGTCTGCTCTTTTCTTTGAGAAAACATAAACATCTTTATTTAAAAGTAAATACTGCAACATATCATATGCAGTGAACATTAATTTTCCACTTTTTGTGATGTTACGATTAAATATAGTCCCTCTAAACAACTCTGTACCTTTCCATTTAAAAAGAACCGTGTTTCCTTCATCAATTTCGGAAAGTATGTCATATCCGACGTTTTTATACAGAATGTTTACATCTATTTTTCGAGCTGCATTGAAACGCTGTCCACTCCAAGTTATGGTTTCTGTCGGTATTTCCAATGTATAGCTGGGTTTAACGAGCAATAATTCTATCATGGAATCTTCAGCACCTGCCCAGGATATATCCAATGCCCTGGCTGTTTGATATTCCTTTTATCACGTTTGATTAGCATATCTTTATTGACTTCCCAAAGTTTTTTAAATTGAGAGCTATCGCTATAGAATTTCCTTGCTAACGCCCATAACGTATCTCCTTTTTTTACAGTATAGGTCTTTGGTTTCGTTTGTGTATTTGGTCTTTTTGTGGCTGTTGCAACTGTACTAGATTTCGGCCTAGTATCGACCTTACGAACAGTTACAAAACGAAATTCTTTTAATTGGATATCGTAATATATATCCCCGATGTCACCTTCTCCTTCTCTATAAACAAATTCTTCGATCGTGACATAAATATTAATAGGTGTACCGGTTATAAGAAAACGTGATGGTTTTTCATTGTTTTTAAATTTATTTATTTTATTTACATAGTCCCACGGTTTGGAGAAGTTTCTAAATTCGCAAATAGAACTATATCTAGCCGGAAAAATAGAAGAAAACGATATGGTTTTTGCTGCTGGATCTTGTATAATTGTGACTTCCCCTAGTCCTGCTATATTGACAGATTCATTTTGCGATCCGTTGCTGATATTTAGTTCAGAAGGAAGGACAGGCAAACGAGATTTTGTGCCATCTGGCCATGCGAACCAAAACTCATATACACTTTTACTCATAGATCGCCATCGCCCCTCCTTCGAAATATTCTTGCTCAAGCGCTTTTTTGACTGCCTTTACTGCTATTTGTGCGACTTTTTCTGCGTCCATGTCGTTAGAGTAGTGATTATCTCCCGTGATTTGAACGATAATGTCACCAATCATTCCGCGAACAGATGAACGCACATTAGAAGCACCACTTGCGACTTGAACTGTTTCGCTCGGAAGCGTTTGTGGTTGAACGCCTAGCTTTTGAGCTGTGTATTGTAATAAGCCTAAAGCTCTGTTTCTGTGTTGTTCAAGTGGAATAATGGCTTCTTTTTTATTTCTTTCGCCAACCATTGCTAAATGCTGACGATTGATAATTCCACCTTTTTCATAACCAGCGTATCTTCCGCCGCGGAACAAAGGTGTATTGTAAACCGAACCGTATCTGCTTTTGATGTAACGGATTGCAGCTGCAGCATTATGAATCGGATTGAGAATATTCCCCATTCCGGGCTGCATGTACACTCTAAATGTAGACGGTAAAGTCTGCAATAACCCGGTTGCATGTTCTCCACCAACTGGCATAGGATTTCGAGCGAGTGGATTACCTCCAGATTCTGCTTGTACAAGTTTCATAAGCCCCGGTAGCCAACTTAATGATGTACCAGTTGCCATCAAAGCCATTGCTAGCCAATTGGAGACATTACTGCTTAATTTACCTCCGTATGCTCCAGAAATACTTGCGATATTGTTCTCTATGAACTTCTTGATGT contains:
- a CDS encoding DUF3862 domain-containing protein encodes the protein MSEKRKKPFYKRWWFWVIAIIIIAAAASGGGGESSDQAKNEKSDEKSTITTATPKEEPKKGVVTKEKFEQIKDGMTYEEVVKIIGAEGNLVSETGEKGTPTHTAIYEFEGDGSFGANANFTFQGGKLVNKSQFGIEDEAASKVTITKEEFDKIQNGMTYEQVKQIVGGEGHKVSETGKPGTPEHTVMYDYQGEGDIGVNASLMFQGGKLINKSQFGLK
- a CDS encoding helix-turn-helix transcriptional regulator, with translation MAIIINIDVMLAKRKMSVTELSERVGITMANLSILKNGKAKAVRFSTLEAICKALDCQPGDILEYKSDEDTQ
- a CDS encoding DUF2975 domain-containing protein, with the translated sequence MNVKRGSTTFLKVTIFLAGIAVLYLCIFLVPKIGNFAGELYPDMSYLKYLVFIVMYGAAVPFYFALYQAFNLLRYIDKNTAFSELSVKALKNIKCCAFTISGLYVLGFPLFRFITKNMDPPFGILQLIIIFASLVIAVFAAILQRLLQEAINIKSENDLTV
- a CDS encoding N-acetylmuramoyl-L-alanine amidase — its product is MKKIFLDKGHGGSDPGAVANGLQEKVLTHKIVEYAVDHLFENYTGFELRISRAGDQTLTLSQRAKMANDWGADIFISVHINAGKGTGFESYVYNGGVSSQTVALQNVLHNEILAAMRQFGNITDRGKKRADYAVLRETKMPAVLTENLFIDSNDAKYLKNEEFLKAVGEAHARGVAKFLGLPKKANSTPSQPQQKVSDGKLYRVQVGAFSDRRNAERLAEELKKKGYPAIIV
- a CDS encoding phage holin, which encodes MDKASITRFSLLIVAVINAVLNMLGYQTIPDDLVNDIVAVVSGIYALYMGWKNNYLSKKGRKQKEVLEKHGLS
- a CDS encoding XkdX family protein, with product MYQFILNQWILGKYTETQVQNAVAKGYITQEQADTILATPKIV
- a CDS encoding YmfQ family protein, producing MSSKDEIIELLPDLFRNSPEYQAIAHAKGKQFDKLEAAIDDVLNQAFIDLATWGLALWEKDYGIPTNPSKSIEERRSNLKAKKRGIGTVKEDVIKNTAEAYYGGEVEVIQKPRDLELIVKFISSYGVPSNLDDVRKALEEIIPCHLELLFEFTYLLIKDIHNVKTIAEMEQIPLNKFAGGA
- a CDS encoding baseplate J/gp47 family protein, whose protein sequence is MFEDRTFETILKEMLDDIPDDFDKREGSPIYIALAPAAKKLADAYVQLDRVLNLVFASTSEGEYLERRTSEIGVFKKRAIKAIREGIFNIPVDVGSRFFVDGVYYVVTEAGTNAKLQCEEAGTIGNKPPEGSVLLPLDNIDGLQTAILGKIITPGEEEEEDPDLYNRYQEKASKPATSGNVHHYEQWAKEVPGIRAAKVFPRWQGKGTVRVVVVGSDGRAPSQEKVTEVFNHIANEMPIGVELTVDAAVEVPINITADLTLQPGVDIETIEFGYKTAIEKLFSDSALTTNTVRYSQLSSMILDQAGVIDYQNVLINNGTSNLILREDEIAVAGAVTFNVI
- a CDS encoding DUF2634 domain-containing protein; its protein translation is MALSPELNFEEIAAEDLRPVLKTFRFDFEKNILTSEVIDGIEAAKQIIMFALRISRYAYPILSSDFGNEIEELIADNETTVEYKKMELPRLIEEALIYLDFVESVEEFEIEHKDDAFYVNFVVHTTEGPIEMEEVFGEGV
- a CDS encoding DUF2577 family protein; amino-acid sequence: MMVQTIKKIALEAVQAESPLRFLEAIVVSAPPDLQIKLRDNNKLIIPEDLISIAERLTEPGKELKIGDRVMVAAIQGGQSFFIIDRIAE
- a CDS encoding phage portal protein encodes the protein MIELLLVKPSYTLEIPTETITWSGQRFNAARKIDVNILYKNVGYDILSEIDEGNTVLFKWKGTELFRGTIFNRNITKSGKLMFTAYDMLQYLLLNKDVYVFSKKRADQILIQMCKDFQIPYAEIVNTKYAINSLVFDSETSLYDIILKALIETEKQTKKKYRVYSRLGKIYLQEWPNPTSQWVLETGVNIEDFAYSTSIEEVATRVKLEAGEDKKTTKVVVSDQDGIKRYGVLQYYEKVTDNLNKAQLTQRANNLLSKKKTLKKRLSIEGLGITELTSGMPVYVNIPDAKLRGTYFIDSDTHTFAGRVHKMSLDLITDNSLPEDVVL
- a CDS encoding LysM peptidoglycan-binding domain-containing protein, producing the protein MSKSVYEFWFAWPDGTKSRLPVLPSELNISNGSQNESVNIAGLGEVTIIQDPAAKTISFSSIFPARYSSICEFRNFSKPWDYVNKINKFKNNEKPSRFLITGTPINIYVTIEEFVYREGEGDIGDIYYDIQLKEFRFVTVRKVDTRPKSSTVATATKRPNTQTKPKTYTVKKGDTLWALARKFYSDSSQFKKLWEVNKDMLIKRDKRNIKQPGHWIYPGQVLKIP